In Anopheles arabiensis isolate DONGOLA chromosome 2, AaraD3, whole genome shotgun sequence, the genomic window AACTCCTTGGTCTTCTAATAGCTGTTGTATAATAGCAATTTCGCGTGGTGATAGAAGTTTGCTGCTTGTAATAGACATTTTGGATAACGATATCGCTTCTTGTATATCTTCTAATATCTTGTTAATTGTATCTATATTGATAATTGCCGTCAGCATGTCTAATTCATTAAGAAGAATGTCGTTTCTATTTTCAATCATCTGCTTCATTTCGTTGGTgaggtttttaattttcattccaagATTTTCATTTACTAGGAATTGCTGATTATTACTCTCTATCAAATCGTTCATTGTACTGTTGATGATTTGCAGGTCATGTGCATCCGGGCTTCCTCCAATCCATTTCCAAACCGAGCCTATAGCTTCTACGCTTCTTATCAAACGCTTCCTTGGTCTTATGAGATTAAAATTAGAATATAAGTTTCTAACCTTATGCTTTGCAATTATTGATAGAGGACTATTGGTTGGGCGAAAAGCTACTTGAGTTAATAGGTGCattgtattttcaatttctgttATGTTTACCTCATGTATTATATTGATATTACCGATTTGAATTTTGCAATTATGTTTCTCTAGAATTAAAATTGGTTGATCAATCAAActagttatttttaattcttggGCTTTAATATGAGCTATCATTAGAATGACCATCAACATAACTATTCTGACGACGTCTTGTcgtgcagcagaaaaaaatttaaattcaaaattattcatttttcaattaatgatttaatttgctaTTTCCTGTGATTCCTTCGATTTCCTAACCCTTTTTTATCAAGTTTCTTTTCCTAatttaaatgctttaaatttaaatgagcGACAATGAGTCGTACCACtgcgatccttttttttcttctttagttttttttttgctaaaaagagaatggaaaaaataaaaaattgtgcTCAGCCAGTcgtctgttcttttttttttcttttttttttctttttttgagaCGTCAAATCctgtaaatatataaaaaatattagtttcaTGTACAATTATGTTCTtatgcgttttattttatttttattgcgtttgacatttcttggcccaatttgaatggttttttcattattaaccaaacattttgattttgaaaagcGTGGATCTAGCTTTTTTCtagtgtttttctttatataaACATCATGTCCTTCATTTACAGCAGgtgcaatttctttttttgtcgttatttttcttcattctattTGCAGCTAGCTGAaggttctttttttacatttttgaaaattttgtcgGCGTTATCGGCTATTTCTGGTGGGTTTATCGTATACCctggattaaaaataatttcattaggGGTATAAGTGGTGACTGAATGAACAGTATCGTTGTACATTGAGTTCGctatttgcactatttcaggAGATGAGTTATTGAtgaatttgtgtttgttagtATTATAAATTTCAATGATAGTACTATGAGTTTTTTCTATTTGGCCATTTGACTCTGATGAGGAAGCGAATTCTATTACGGTTCCGAAATTAGCTAAAAAGTCTTGGAACTGAATGCTAGTAAAAGCTGCTTCATGGTCGCAAATGATTTTTCTTGGTGGTTAtccgtgtaaaaaaatattcgaccgcatgtcctcggcgcggaacagtgtgttcgagaaatgtgccgcagattcagcattgcatccgatgaattcaggtatcatcaacgttttcaagcatcataccgcaatcttggctttggctaagacagattcgggaagaggtcccgcggtcttgagataaagtgtgaaaccctgtaaggaaGGTGACTTAGTGGCTATACGTTACTCTGATACGACCGATAGCGGTAATAAGAAGCTCAACCCTAAATTcaggggaccttacgtcatcCATAAAGTGTTGCCTCATGCTAGGTACGTGGAACGCGATGTAGAAGGATGTCAACTCACACAACTACCCTTCAATGGGGTTCTAGAAGCGAATAAGTTGCGACGTTGGACCGAGTCCAGTGATTAGGAAATTGAGGGCAGTTTATTGTTCAGGATAGCCGAGCTGTAACGTCCGGACTAATATCGCCCACTGTGCATTCAACCCGATCCCCGAACGCatttgacaggcgaaatatctgacggataaagcatcacagcaaccagctgatgtgcaatgtaaacaaataacgtccaaaaaaatcgtatttaaatccattaattAACTTCAATATCgagtacagtctgttcccgagttgcgcggttctcgacttacgcggaatcggagatacgcggatttctaaatttgacagatcaaatgtcaaatcagtccaatttgcttcaagttcggtatgaattgcatttttgctaacaaattgaaaccgcttaaaagccagaaatattcGAATTTTTCGCacaaatcatatcaaataaatgataaagtgtataaaagtactaaataaaatcaaaaattcTGATCAATGAATAGTAGTTTAttcaaaaaatgtgaaattcgacttacccggatattcgagttacgcggattcgccgagaacgcagaaaccgcgtaactcgggaacagactgtacttCATCAATTTTGAGTCAACagttcataatttcttccaattagggaatgttctgcttaagaagatattatttttaatcgaATTTTGAAAGCGGATGTTGTGTCTCCCCCAACCCTTTAGCTGGTcctgtcagatatttcactAGTCAAATAGTtaatttcgctgtatatttcacctcatgtagccgcGCGGTTAACATATTTTGGCTAGAAAtaacgagattcgacttacgcggaaattcgagatacgcggtattatGCTGCCGTTTTCAGCCCCAATAAACCGTGCATCGCGGTGTCCGCATGTATGTGATTATCGTGCAATTGTTAGCTCTTTTGATGATAGTTTATTTTAATaagaatgaacaacaaaagaaCTCGGTTTAACCAAAataaactttaaacgacttTATTATTcctttattcgcgatgccggatATTGCTTACCTAAGAAACCCGTTACTGAATACGTCAAATATGGAATATGGAATACAAGGGTAtgccggttgccaacttacgtgtgTAATTTTGGTTTCAAACTATAGGTGCGTGAAAATCGCTAGATTCGAATAGATTTGACATATGATGTTAatgagtaataaaaaaaacaatgaacatatgtTACGATTGTTACATGAAATTCCAATATTATTTAATACATAATAACAACATTTAAGATTCATTTCTTTTCTTAGCCAAGTTCTTAGCAGcaattattgtatttttcatCAGCATCGCAACAGTCATAGGTCCAACTCCTCCCGGCACTGGAGtaatcaagccagcttttttGCGCACCTCTAGTAAGAAAAAAGTGTCAACATTTTAACATAAAACTTGATAGACGAAACTTACCTTCGAAATCAACATCTCCTACTAACTTCTTTTTCCCTGTTGATGGATCTGTTATTCTAGTTATACCAACATCAATTATAGCAGCTCCCTCTTTGATCATATCTGATGTTATAAGTCCCGGAACACCAGTAGCCGTCACTATTATATCAGCTGTTCGACAAAACCTTTTAAGTTCTTGAGGTGGAGTAAACCGGTGGCATATAGTTACTGTACAGTCCATGGCACATGTGTCATTTCGTCCATCTGCGTGCAACAACATAGCTATTGGCATTCCCACATTTTTTGATCTGCCTACAACAACAGCATTCTTCCCAAAGGTTTCAATTCCTGTTCGTTTAATTAGTTCCTGCACTCCTAACGGTGTACACGGAATCAAGGTATTCATATCCAAACAAAGTCGACCAATATTACGTTCGTTGAAGCCATCCACATCTTTGTCGCATGATACTGCATTACACACTTTTCTTTCATCAATATGATTAGGTACCGGTAACTGAATCAAAATTCCATCAACTGCGTCATCATTGTTTAATTGGTCAATACGTTCAAGAAGTTGCTCTTCCGTAATTTCAGTACCGAAGCGTTCTGTTTTACTTTCGATTCCAACATCAGCTGCAGCCTAAAAGTGCACCGAAAAATAGTGTTTAGTTGTTATTAGTAACAGCTTGTGTGCCCAGGGAGGGGGTTGGGGGATGGCTAGGATGTGGAGAGTTATTGCTATCATATATGTAAACCAAGAAAACCAACTTTAAATCTGAATATATTCTAATAGTTGAGAAGTATGATCATTacattttgtaacaaaataaacaaaatgttcAATAACCGTGTAATCTATACAGTTCTTGCAAATCTACatggttgtttttattttttttttgaaaaatgaaaaatttattgattttcaatCAATGGTCAACAATCAAGaatataaatgtaaaataataatttctttGATAAATATCGGGTAACCACAAATATTTCACCGTTAttgtgaatttttaaagcaTCCTTCATATAACAGATATTACTTCAAATATACTACCAAAgtaatataatataaatataagTATAATAAACTTTTTAACCAGCGCGTTCTTTACTGTCCAAGCAAGCGATGTTAGTAACACCTGTAATAGCTAGTGCGGAAGCGTTTTTCAGAATTCCCGATCCCATAAAGTCGATTCCGACTTATGACGGAAACAAGAAACAATTATCAGCGTGGCTGAGCACAGCCGAAAACACgctaaacatttttaaaaatttagtTCCAGAACCGCAATTTAATATCTTTGTAACAGcaattattaataaaatagAGGGAAAAGCCAAGGATATAATATGCCTAGCAGGAAACCCCCAAAATTTTGACGAAATCAAAGTGATTTTTACAAACGCCTTAGGAGATCGTCAAGAAATGACTTATTACAAAAGTCAACTCtggcaaacaaaaatgacGGAGAACATGACCATTCATAAATATTATagtaaaattaatgaaatactccaaaatattaaattcCAGGCAAAGCAGAAAGAAAAAGTTTCGCAATAATTGGGATGCGATAAACGCATTTATTGACGAAGATGGGTTAGCCGCCTTTTTATCCGGCTTGAAACAGCCATACTTTGGGTATGCGCAAGCCGCGTGTCCAGAGGATTTAGAGGCAGCATACGCCTTTGTATGCAAATTTAGATGTAATGAAGCCACCGCTAACGCGGAACTACAAAggacaaaagaaagaaaagaatttTCTAAAGAACATTTTTATCAGAACCATCCCATTAAGGTAACTAGAGATGGGAAACAGTTTTCGAAAAACtacgaaacaaaaccgaaagaTAAATTTCTTGCAACTTATCGTTCTaacgataaaaatgaaatcaaacaatcGTTTCCACAACCAATGGAAGTGGAATCTACAAAAAGTAAATTAACATTAAATCGAAAGCAGCTTCATAATAATGAAGTGCATCATACTGATAGCCCATCCGAGtctgaagaagaaggaaacgtggatttgaatttttgttgggtacaaaagacacacagaaTAACTTAGACTATTTGCCCTACATAAGTAGCacgaatacaaaaacaaataagacTATTAATCTACTAATCGATACCGgggcaaataaaaacataatttctcCAGGTATTATAGAAAATTGC contains:
- the LOC120898050 gene encoding bifunctional methylenetetrahydrofolate dehydrogenase/cyclohydrolase, mitochondrial isoform X2; protein product: MAQLIDGKQIAREIQEELRKKIETWKAQGHRSPQLTAILIGDDPASTTYVNNKMKAAADVGIESKTERFGTEITEEQLLERIDQLNNDDAVDGILIQLPVPNHIDERKVCNAVSCDKDVDGFNERNIGRLCLDMNTLIPCTPLGVQELIKRTGIETFGKNAVVVGRSKNVGMPIAMLLHADGRNDTCAMDCTVTICHRFTPPQELKRFCRTADIIVTATGVPGLITSDMIKEGAAIIDVGITRITDPSTGKKKLVGDVDFEEVRKKAGLITPVPGGVGPMTVAMLMKNTIIAAKNLAKKRNES
- the LOC120898050 gene encoding bifunctional methylenetetrahydrofolate dehydrogenase/cyclohydrolase, mitochondrial isoform X1; the protein is MSFTHTTRCFVYTRLIKINGARPRLVSRSSTLVDLQSTISHTENVNIYGVKRNFIYKSINNKDLIMVHSKAGSFLEQPKVNLVSANATVDRMFHCATKSNTSASKMAQLIDGKQIAREIQEELRKKIETWKAQGHRSPQLTAILIGDDPASTTYVNNKMKAAADVGIESKTERFGTEITEEQLLERIDQLNNDDAVDGILIQLPVPNHIDERKVCNAVSCDKDVDGFNERNIGRLCLDMNTLIPCTPLGVQELIKRTGIETFGKNAVVVGRSKNVGMPIAMLLHADGRNDTCAMDCTVTICHRFTPPQELKRFCRTADIIVTATGVPGLITSDMIKEGAAIIDVGITRITDPSTGKKKLVGDVDFEEVRKKAGLITPVPGGVGPMTVAMLMKNTIIAAKNLAKKRNES